One window of the Cryptomeria japonica chromosome 7, Sugi_1.0, whole genome shotgun sequence genome contains the following:
- the LOC131056230 gene encoding short-chain dehydrogenase reductase 2a-like, with product MSTSATQRRLKGKVAIITGGAHGIGEASARLFNKHGAKVIIADIADDAGHKLAESLSQWAVYIHCDVSKEEDVRAAVDLAMEKHGQLDIMFNNAGMVDSHRSSVVEYNMEQFERTMNVNVKGVMHGIKHAARVMIPRRKGCIISTASISGVVGGTTSYGYTASKHAVIGLTKNGAAELGKYGIRVNCVSPYLVATGLIMNYSAKGKNEMETWGSSLANLKGTILKAEDIAEAALYLASDESKYVSGHNLVVDGGFTVVNHDWGLYRP from the exons ATGTCTACATCGGCGACACAGAGAAG ATTGAAGGGAAAGGTTGCAATAATTACAGGCGGAGCACATGGCATTGGGGAAGCTAGTGCTCGCCTCTTCAACAAACATGGAGCGAAAGTCATAATTGCAGACATTGCAGACGATGCTGGTCATAAGCTGGCAGAATCTCTGTCACAGTGGGCAGTCTATATTCACTGTGATGTGAGCAAAGAGGAAGACGTTAGGGCAGCAGTAGATTTGGCCATGGAGAAGCACGGACAACTGGACATTATGTTTAACAATGCGGGCATGGTAGATAGCCATCGAAGTAGTGTTGTGGAGTATAACATGGAGCAATTTGAACGCACCATGAATGTAAATGTAAAAGGAGTAATGCACGGCATTAAGCATGCTGCCCGCGTAATGATACCCAGGCGAAAAGGGTGCATAATTTCTACAGCCAGTATTTCAGGCGTTGTGGGAGGAACTACATCTTATGGATACACTGCTTCAAAACATGCAGTTATAGGCTTGACTAAAAATGGTGCAGCTGAACTCGGAAAATATGGTATCAGAGTCAACTGTGTTTCTCCTTATCTTGTTGCAACTGGGCTTATAATGAACTATTCAGCAAAAGGGAAGAATGAAATGGAGACGTGGGGTAGCAGCTTAGCCAACTTGAAGGGAACGATTCTTAAAGCAGAGGATATTGCAGAGGCTGCTCTGTATTTGGCCAGTGATGAATCTAAATATGTGAGCGGCCATAATCTTGTTGTGGATGGAGGCTTCACGGTTGTAAACCACGACTGGGGACTTTACAGGCCATAA